One Papaver somniferum cultivar HN1 chromosome 10, ASM357369v1, whole genome shotgun sequence genomic window carries:
- the LOC113318747 gene encoding zeatin O-glucosyltransferase-like, with the protein MDQEHQVVVVVVPLPAQGHLNQLLHFSHLVSDRQIPVHYVGAATHNRQVKTRIHGWDPSATSNIHFHDFLIPSFPTPPPDTNAANKWPSHLLPMFEATDHLRQPLAELLHSLSLTCRRVVVVHDNVMSFAAKEATLIPNGEAYSFNSCSAFGVMFFKWEALGRPSFPGIESINQDLLQLSFEDCMTYDFINFITKHMEFSDLHVGEIYNTCYPIEGKFIDLVSQEPFLKAGNKRWAFGPLNPVSVNSNSAHRCLEWLDKQSPNSVLYVSFGTMTSISDEEITAIAIGFEKSEQKFIWVLRQADLSDVYANQDQEIQIKLPEGYEERVKGVGMILRDWAPQLEILGHSSTGGFLTHCGWNSCMESLSMGVPMAAWPMHSDQPRNTMLITQILKVGVVAREWGNRKEVASPTEIEDAVRKLMASDDGKDMRKRAEELGVAIRESASKEGKSTAEFNSFVSHISRV; encoded by the coding sequence ATGGATCAAGAACATCAAGTTGTGGTGGTTGTAGTTCCATTACCAGCACAAGGTCACCTGAACCAATTACTCCATTTTTCCCACCTTGTATCGGACCGTCAAATTCCTGTTCACTACGTTGGTGCAGCGACCCACAATCGCCAAGTGAAGACCCGAATTCACGGTTGGGATCCATCTGCTACCTCCAACATTCATTTCCATGATTTTCTGATTCCGTCGTTCCCAACACCTCCACCGGATACAAATGCGGCGAATAAATGGCCTAGTCATCTCCTACCGATGTTTGAAGCGACAGATCATCTCCGACAGCCGCTTGCTGAACTGCTGCATTCGCTCTCACTGACCTGTCGACGCGTTGTTGTTGTTCATGATAATGTCATGAGCTTTGCTGCAAAAGAAGCTACATTAATCCCAAATGGTGAAGCTTATTCTTTCAATAGTTGTTCAGCTTTTGGTGTTATGTTTTTCAAATGGGAAGCTCTTGGTAGACCTTCATTTCCTGGTATTGAAAGTATAAATCAAGATTTGCTTCAGTTATCATTTGAAGATTGTATGACTTACGACTTCATAAATTTCATTACTAAGCATATGGAATTTTCAGATCTTCATGTAGGTGAAATCTATAACACATGCTATCCTATAGAAGGTAAATTCATTGATTTAGTTTCTCAAGAACCATTTCTTAAGGCAGGCAACAAGCGATGGGCATTTGGACCACTGAACCCAGTATCAGTGAATTCCAACAGTGCCCATAGATGCTTGGAATGGTTAGACAAACAATCTCCAAATTCAGTCCTGTATGTTTCATTTGGGACCATGACATCAATATCAGATGAAGAAATTACAGCAATTGCAATTGGATTTGAAAAGAGTGAGCAAAAGTTTATTTGGGTCTTGAGACAAGCAGATCTAAGTGATGTTTATGCTAATCAAGATCAAGAGATTCAAATCAAATTACCTGAAGGTTACGAAGAGCGGGTGAAAGGAGTTGGGATGATATTAAGGGATTGGGCACCACAACTTGAAATTTTGGGACACTCGTCAACTGGAGGGTTCTTGACCCACTGTGGTTGGAACTCTTGTATGGAAAGTTTGAGCATGGGCGTGCCAATGGCAGCTTGGCCTATGCACTCGGACCAACCTAGAAACACAATGCTGATTACCCAGATTCTGAAGGTCGGAGTTGTTGCTAGAGAATGGGGAAATAGGAAAGAAGTAGCTTCACCAACAGAGATTGAAGATGCCGTTAGGAAATTGATGGCTTCGGATGATGGGAAGGATATGAGGAAGCGCGCAGAGGAATTAGGAGTTGCCATTCGTGAATCTGCATCAAAAGAGGGAAAATCTACTGCAGAATTCAATTCTTTTGTCTCCCACATCTCTAGAGTTTAG
- the LOC113317839 gene encoding putative disease resistance protein RGA1 — protein MAIERILINGVTELLKNFVIPVVAKNIGFTSSLKNDLRKLRDTLEMILAKIADAEEKQEKSNELRLWLKRLKDVSYDADDVMDELSYETMRRSERESFKYKARDFFSSSNPVAYRRKLTKQIKEINILVDEIAKDVQKFQLQTMNNPASTIANGGSSEQRNRQTASSIIDSEIVGRKDDKKKIIDLLTKATASSSGTVNQFLEKVPIISIVGMGGLGKTTLAQLVYNDKWVIEHFDTRIWVCVSNFFDVETVLIKIMESITLAKFHSVSNFDLLVNKVQDNLQDTKFLLVLDDLWNENILQWERLKNLLLVASQGSKILITTRRMQVADVVKGSIRPYHLEELQEHECWSIMEKRAFSPGGALKTPNMTTIGMEMANKCSGLPLAAKLLGSLMHLKNKESDWLSITETGLWNTQEGQSQMRPILKLSYDNLTPHLKQCFSYCSIFPKGWEINKETLIQLWISEGFLESSSSIGNERSIEDIGEEYFDSLVRSSFLDGVEKNDLDDIITCKMHDLVHDLARDTVGNCECATVKVSKLENISDVRRLQLISDDELPTARPRALSELKKLRTIIILEPNYGLKDYSFSRNKKLRVLHFGPIAGGCKRIRYPAANKLKHLRYFYLSNLNLSGMRRSDQYISKLYNLHTLVLKRCGSVQNLLKNMRFLKNLRFLDISFTDIKELPDSLTSLNLQKLDISHCNSLTNFPNSATTGLKHLKFLDMSFTPIEELPGFIINLHNLQTFNVNSCKKLKSLPEYVAGLANLRIFNFKECTLLEEIPKDFGALTQLRYLNFYGTEIKVLPESCANLHNLDFVDLFKCELPKDVTNWTKLRKFVYFQPRNQIILGVGKLVCLETLVYSVPEKLINGSPECNVGIEELRNLNILEDLTIVNLENVKDPTDAKKTNLKEKHNLRELLLGWGEIEEELGMMKWDHKSCNFQVFEALEPPSSLRYLNIQNFMGCDLPTWMSRLPELEFLVLINCSRIKKLPASIGQLSCLKCLDLTAMTLKSLHIGGFPSLIQLDLTDMFNLEELSFSYPSCLQHLSIKGCKRLTEIPSFPCLMQLLLHETDHKLVCSVVRSQASLTELFLENIDELVYFPVSTCNLQVLQIKECNQFEGFGVNNDENENNAVALCNSSLQRLALIDCPVLRFLPDLRGSTSLRKLAIWNCPKVKKSLTYDLRCLSFLKMLHVDFIQRDDKRGDPSTHEELINLLW, from the coding sequence ATGGCCATTGAAAGAATCCTTATTAACGGTGTAACAGAATTATTGAAGAATTTTGTGATCCCTGTGGTCGCCAAAAATATTGGTTTCACTTCGAGTCTCAAAAATGACTTGAGAAAGCTTCGAGACACCTTAGAGATGATTCTTGCTAAAATAGCTGATGCCGAGGAGAAGCAAGAGAAGAGTAATGAGTTGCGACTTTGGCTGAAAAGGCTCAAGGATGTTTCTTATGATGCTGATGATGTTATGGATGAGCTCTCTTACGAAACCATGCGTCGTAGCGAAAGAGAGAGCTTCAAGTATAAGGCTCGTGATTTCTTTTCATCATCTAACCCAGTTGCATATCGTCGTAAGCTAACTAaacaaattaaggaaattaatatCTTAGTAGATGAAATTGCGAAAGATGTGCAGAAGTTTCAGTTGCAAACTATGAATAACCCTGCTTCTACCATTGCCAATGGTGGAAGCAGTGAGCAACGGAACCGGCAAACTGCATCCAGCATAATCGATTCAGAGATTGTTGGAAGGAAGGATGATAAGAAGAAAATAATTGATTTATTAACAAAGGCCACCGCATCATCATCAGGTActgtcaatcaatttttggaaaaGGTTCCTATAATCTCCATTGTGGGGATGGGTGGACTTGGGAAGACCACCCTTGCTCAACTCGTTTACAATGATAAGTGGGTAATTGAACATTTCGATACGAGAATTTGGGTCTGCGTATCAAATTTTTTTGATGTGGAAACCGTCTTAATAAAAATTATGGAATCCATTACTCTAGCTAAGTTTCATAGTGTATCAAATTTTGATCTATTGGTGAATAAGGTTCAAGATAATCTCCAGGATACGAAATTTTTGCTAGTACTTGACGATCTGTGGAACGAGAATATTCTGCAATGGGAGAGACTCAAGAATCTGTTGCTCGTTGCTTCTCAAGGGAGTAAAATATTGATCACCACACGTCGCATGCAGGTTGCAGATGTTGTAAAGGGGAGCATTCGTCCATACCATTTGGAAGAATTACAAGAACATGAATGTTGGTCTATCATGGAGAAAAGAGCATTTTCTCCTGGTGGAGCACTAAAGACCCCAAACATGACAACCATCGGAATGGAGATGGCAAACAAATGTAGTGGTTTACCACTTGCAGCAAAATTACTTGGAAGTCTAATGCATTTGAAAAATAAAGAAAGCGATTGGTTGTCGATTACAGAAACTGGCCTCTGGAATACACAAGAAGGTCAAAGCCAAATGCGACCAATACTGAAATTGAGTTATGATAACTTGACGCCTCATCTGAAACAATGTTTCTCTTACTGCTCCATCTTTCCCAAAGGTTGGGAGATTAATAAGGAAACATTGATTCAGTTGTGGATATCAGAAGGATTCTTGGAGTCCTCTTCTAGTATTGGAAATGAACGGTCGATAGAAGATATTGGAGAAGAATATTTTGATAGTTTGGTGCGGAGTTCATTTTTAGATGGTGTGGAAAAGAATGATTTAGATGACATAATCACGTGCAAGATGCATGATCTTGTCCATGATCTAGCACGAGACACTGTTGGGAATTGTGAATGTGCGACTGTGAAGGTAAGCAAGTTGGAAAATATTTCAGATGTTCGACGTTTACAATTAATATCAGATGATGAATTACCAACAGCACGTCCCCGAGCCTTGAGTGAATTGAAGAAGTTGAGGACAATTATCATCCTTGAACCAAACTACGGTCTGAAGGATTACTCATTCTCAAGAAACAAGAAATTGCGTGTGCTACATTTTGGTCCAATAGCTGGTGGCTGCAAAAGGATTAGATATCCGGCTGCTAATAAGTTAAAGCATTTAAGGTACTTCTACCTGTCCAATTTAAATCTTAGTGGCATGAGGCGTAGTGATCAATACATAAGTAAACTTTACAATTTGCATACTTTGGTGTTAAAAAGGTGTGGCTCTGTCCAAAATCTTCTAAAAAACATGAGATTTTTGAAAAATCTAAGGTTCCTTGACATCTCGTTTACGGATATTAAAGAACTACCTGATTCTCTCACTAGTCTTAATTTGCAGAAATTAGATATCAGTCATTGCAACAGCTTAACCAACTTTCCCAACTCTGCCACCACTGGTTTGAAACATCTAAAATTTCTTGATATGTCGTTTACACCTATTGAAGAACTACCTGGTTTCATTATCAACCTACACAATTTGCAGACTTTTAATGTCAATAGCTGCAAGAAATTAAAGTCTTTACCAGAATATGTTGCAGGTCTTGCTAATTTGAGGATATTTAATTTTAAAGAATGCACATTACTTGAGGAAATTCCCAAAGATTTTGGAGCCTTAACACAGTTAAGATACCTGAACTTCTATGGTACCGAGATTAAAGTATTACCCGAGTCTTGCGCTAACCTACACAATCTTGATTTTGTTGATCTTTTCAAGTGTGAGCTTCCCAAAGATGTCACAAATTGGACAAAACTTAGAAAATTTGTTTACTTTCAGCCGAGAAACCAAATAATATTGGGTGTAGGGAAACTAGTTTGCCTTGAAACATTGGTTTACTCGGTGCCAGAAAAACTAATAAACGGATCACCTGAATGTAATGTTGGCATCGAAGAGTTAAGAAACCTAAACATTCTTGAGGATCTAACTATTGTGAATCTTGAGAACGTGAAAGACCCAACTGATgctaagaaaacaaatctgaaagaaaaacatAACCTTCGCGAATTACTACTAGGTTGGGGTGAAATAGAAGAAGAGTTGGGCATGATGAAGTGGGATCACAAGTCATGTAACTTTCAAGTATTTGAAGCTCTCGAACCTCCCTCGAGTTTGAGATATTTGAATATACAGAATTTCATGGGGTGTGACCTTCCCACGTGGATGTCTCGTCTTCCAGAACTGGAATTTTTGGTACTTATAAATTGCAGCAGAATTAAAAAACTACCAGCATCTATTGGGCAGCTCTCGTGTCTCAAGTGTCTTGATCTTACAGCAATGACTTTAAAGAGTTTACATATTGGCGGATTTCCTTCCTTAATCCAACTCGATCTTACTGATATGTTCAATCTAGAAGAATTGAGTTTTTCATATCCTTCTTGTCTTCAGCATCTGAGTATCAAGGGCTGCAAAAGGTTAACAGAAATCCCTTCATTTCCTTGTCTGATGCAATTGTTATTACACGAGACCGACCACAAGTTAGTATGCTCGGTTGTGAGAAGCCAGGCATCTCTCACGGAACTATTTTTGGAGAATATTGACGAGCTTGTATACTTCCCAGTAAGCACTTGCAATCTTCAAGTTTTGCAAATTAAAGAGTGCAATCAGTTTGAAGGCTTTGGTGTAAATAATGATGAGAACGAGAATAACGCGGTTGCTCTTTGCAATAGCTCTCTTCAAAGGTTGGCCCTCATCGATTGCCCAGTTCTAAGGTTTCTTCCAGATTTACGAGGATCAACTTCTCTTAGAAAGTTAGCCATTTGGAATTGCCCAAAAGTGAAAAAGTCTTTAACCTATGATCTCAGATGCCTCTCCTTTCTTAAGATGCTACATGTCGATTTTATCCAAAGAGATGACAAGCGTGGAGATCCATCTACGCATGAGGagttgattaatttgttgtggtaa
- the LOC113316485 gene encoding uncharacterized protein LOC113316485, with the protein MDSIQMNFWWGKKENEKGCYTKGWGDIALPKELGGLNIRRTDVLNMAFLTKLAWRLVENPDEPWAIILKEKYFANLNMLNDSISNNGSWMLEEWIRSRVNLSTQNHPTSRTTHSWLPPGNGILKINFDASHIDKNTLSGWGLICRNDAGITYGLRGVVKWTTNNFITDALSILKTLEFWVCSYAHRDANHLADSLAKFARSQFLCFRWFNNAPDWVQTLIQQDMNNV; encoded by the exons ATGGATAGCATTCAAATGAATTTCTGGTGGGGcaaaaaagaaaatgagaaagggTGTTACACAAAAGGATGGGGTGATATAGCACTTCCTAAGGAATTAGGTGGTCTTAACATAAGGAGAACTGATGTCCTGAACATGGCCTTTCTGACTAAGCTAGCTTGGAGACTTGTAGAAAATCCAGATGAACCTTGGGccattattcttaaagaaaaataCTTTGCTAATCTTAATATGCTAAACGATAGTATAAGCAATAATGGTTCCTGGATG CTTGAGGAGTGGATCAGGTCAAGAGTAAATCTTTCTACTCAAAACCATCCCACTAGCAGAACTACTCATTCTTGGTTACCACCAGGAAATGGCattctaaaaataaattttgatgcgtCTCATATTGATAAAAATACCCTATCTGGATGGggactaatttgtagaaatgatgCAGGAATCACCTATGGATTGCGAGGAG TTGTTAAGTGGACAACAAATAATTTCATTACTGATGCTTTATCAATTCTCAAAACTTTAGAATTTTGGGTGTGCTCTTATGCACATAGGGATGCAAACCATCTGGCTGATTCTTTGGCCAAGTTTGCAAGGTCCCAATTTTTATGTTTCAGATGGTTTAATAATGCTCCAGATTGGGTTCAAACTTTAATCCAGCAAGACATGAACAATGTGTAA
- the LOC113316486 gene encoding uncharacterized protein LOC113316486 gives MQYLLARYKYPNVTFLNPIGLSGGLCLLWKDNIELQIIDKNFNMINLLVKLDSQNDRSLVTCLYGALNDIDKTRQWNHIRLIKTTHTNTLIVIGDLNFILHTDEKEGGNILSQSELDNNNMILHNNLLTSMNYISNLYTWTNRRNGNELIIERLDRILTTFDWSSTYPNATLYHLTVVGSDHCPIMLLTSKLKNSNKKPFRVNKAWFRDPSCTNIIKKEWKCNTNGSSAFQLTHCLKNAKVGLRLWNYHYFGNCNTQISNLEAQLSVLTSTSNQQNNNRVNDLTQKLKYWYDVEADYWKQRGKYDSLLMDDRNNAYFHHKANFRRQKTQVESLQNNLGIWLNDRKDIECELLRHFSSTSRSTKPPCPDLFLNNVSASISESDNAMLVAMHNAEDIKKVVFDMKPWTTPRPDGFPPGFYQLMWETVGPDVVKMTKAQDGCVDIKLDMSKAFDRVECIFLIASLKKIGFADAWCSMIEQCISTVSTSILLNGSLGNVFYPQRGLRQGDPLYPYLFILCMEAFSRGLRTAEGNNEIYGFKATKNCPPISHLFFADDFLIFIKARNKDARNLSTFIDQFSKFSGQAINFENSALAFSPKVTAAVKNEIANTLRIKRMSLNEKYLGVPLLLQKRKYSSFVHLLDSYRNRLHIWDSIFLSPLGELS, from the exons atGCAGTACCTTCTTGCTAGATACAAATACCCAAATGTCACTTTCTTGAATCCAATAGGGTTGTCTGGTGGTCTTTGCCTCCTATGGAAGGATAATATTGAGTTACAGATCATTGATAAAAATTTCAATATGATAAATTTGTTAGTTAAACTTGATAGTCAGAATGATAGGTCTTTAGTTACTTGCTTATATGGGGCCTTAAATGATATTGATAAGACTAGACAGTGGAATCATATAAGGCTTATTAAGACAACCCATACTAACACCTTGATAGTTATAGGTGACCTAAACTTTATCTTGCATACagatgaaaaagaaggaggtaACATCCTCAGTCAGTCTGAGTTAGATAACAACAACATGATCCTGCATAACAACCTCTTGACAAGCATGAATTATATTAGCAACCTTTATACCTGGACCAATAGGAGAAATGGGAATGAATTAATCATAGAAAGGTTAGATAGAATTCTCACAACTTTTGACTGGTCTAGTACTTATCCTAATGCAACTTTGTATCACCTCACTGTTGTGGGTAGTGATCACTGTCCCATAATGCTCCTCACCAGCAAATTAAAGAACTCCAATAAGAAACCCTTCAGAGTGAATAAAGCGTGGTTTAGAGATCCTAGTTGTACTAATATCATTAAAAAGGAATGGAAGTGTAACACTAATGGGTCCTCTGCTTTTCAATTAACTCATTGCCTTAAAAATGCTAAAGTGGGTCTTAGGCTCTGGAATTATCATTATTTTGGTAACTGCAACACTCAAATTTCTAATCTTGAAGCGCAACTGTCTGTTCTTACTAGTACTTCCAATCAACAAAACAATAATAGAGTTAATGATTTAACTCAGAAACTTAAATACTGGTATGATGTTGAAGCTGACTATTGGAAGCAAAGAGGTAAGTATGATTCCCTTCTAATGGATGATAGAAATAATGCTTACTTTCATCATAAAGCTAATTTTAGAAGACAAAAAACTCAGGTTGAGTCTTTGCAAAATAATCTTGGAATTTGGCTGAATGATAGAAAAGATATTGAATGTGAATTGTTAAGACACTTTAGCTCAACGAGTAGATCTACTAAGCCACCTTGCCCTGATCTGTTTCTTAACAATGTTAGTGCTAGTATATCTGAATCCGATAATGCCATGCTAGTAGCTATGCATAATGCAGAGGATATTAAAAAAGTTGTGTTTGACATGAAACCATGGACAACACCAAGACCAGATGGTTTCCCACCAGGTTTTTATCAGCTAATGTGGGAAACTGTTGGCCCTGATGTTGTTAAAATG ACTAAAGCGCAAGACGGTTGTGTAGATATTAAACTAGATatgtcaaaagcatttgacagAGTGGAATGCATCTTTCTCATTGCTAGCTTGAAAAAAATAGGTTTCGCTGATGCTTGGTGCAGCATGATAGAACAGTGTATCTCAACTGTCTCCACTTCTATTTTGCTCAATGGATCTCTAGGTAATGTGTTCTATCCTCAAAGGGGATTAAGACAGGGTGACCCCTTATACCCTTACCTTTTTATACTTTGCATGGAAGCTTTCTCTAGAGGCCTAAGAACTGCTGAAGGTAATAATGAAATTTATGGATTTAAAGCCACTAAGAACTGTCCTCCTATCtcccatttattttttgctgatgacttCCTAATCTTCATAAAAGCTAGGAATAAAGATGCTAGGAATTTGTCTACCTTCATTGATCAATTTAGTAAATTTTCGGGTCAGGCGATTAATTTTGAAAACTCTGCTCTAGCTTTTAGTCCTAAGGTCACAGCTGCTGTTAAGAATGAGATAGCAAATACCCTTAGAATTAAGAGAATGTCCCTTAATGAAAAATACTTAGGAGTCCCTCTCCTCTTACAGAAAAGAAAATATAGTTCCTTTGTCCATTTGCTAGACAGTTATAGAAATAGACTTCATATCTGGGATTCTATATTCCTATCCCCCCTGGGAGAACTGTCATGA